One Vigna unguiculata cultivar IT97K-499-35 chromosome 11, ASM411807v1, whole genome shotgun sequence DNA window includes the following coding sequences:
- the LOC114168135 gene encoding zingipain-2-like encodes MAFTSQRKQNMFALFLLLQLGNSQVMSRKLHETSLRERHEQWMVRYGKVYEDAAEKEKRFQIFKDNVEFIESSNAAGNKPYQLGVNHFADLTLEEFKASRNGLKGPREFSTTPFKYENVRAIPQAVDWREEGAVTPVKDQGQCGSCWAFSAVGAIEGIHQMTTGNLVSLSEQELVSCDTKGEDQGCDGGYVEGAFEFIKNNGGITSEVNYPYKGVDGKCEVAARPVVQIKGYENVPPNNESALMIAVANQPVSVCLDANNEDFMFYGGGVYTGKCGTDLDHAVTAVGYGTENGTDYWLLKNSWSTNWGDKGYVKMQRGVAAKEGLCGIAMDSSYPTA; translated from the exons ATGGCTTTCACCAGCCAAAGAAAACAGAACATGTTTGCCCTATTCCTCCTCCTTCAACTTGGGAATTCCCAAGTGATGTCCCGCAAACTGCATGAAACATCCTTGAGAGAAAGACATGAACAATGGATGGTACGATATGGCAAAGTGTACGAGGATGCTGCAGAGAAGGAGAAACGTTTCCAGATATTCAAGGACAATGTGGAGTTCATTGAATCATCCAATGCTGCTGGCAACAAACCTTACCAACTTGGTGTTAATCACTTTGCTGACCTCACACTTGAGGAATTCAAGGCTTCGCGTAACGGACTGAAAGGCCCTCGTGAGTTTAGCACAACACCATTTAAGTATGAAAATGTGAGGGCTATTCCTCAAGCTGTAGACTGGAGGGAAGAAGGAGCTGTTACTCCAGTCAAAGACCAAGGTCAATGTG GGAGCTGCTGGGCATTTTCAGCGGTGGGGGCTATAGAGGGTATCCACCAAATGACCACAGGTAATCTGGTGTCCCTGTCGGAGCAAGAGCTTGTGTCATGTGACACAAAAGGTGAAGACCAAGGGTGTGATGGGGGTTACGTGGAAGGTGCATTTGAGTTCATAAAAAACAATGGTGGAATCACCAGTGAGGTTAACTACCCCTACAAGGGAGTTGATGGGAAATGTGAGGTTGCAGCCAGACCAGTGGTTCAAATCAAGGGTTATGAGAATGTTCCTCCCAACAATGAGAGTGCACTCATGATAGCTGTGGCTAACCAACCAGTGTCAGTTTGTCTTGATGCAAACAATGAAGATTTCATGTTCTATGGTGGAGGGGTTTACACAGGAAAATGTGGAACTGATCTAGACCATGCTGTTACTGCAGTGGGTTATGGCACAGAAAATGGAACTGACTATTGGCTACTGAAGAATTCTTGGAGCACTAATTGGGGTGACAAAGGATACGTAAAGATGCAACGAGGTGTAGCTGCAAAAGAAGGTTTATGTGGAATTGCCATGGATTCGTCTTATCCAACGGCTTGA
- the LOC114170283 gene encoding ervatamin-B-like, with protein sequence MASTSQKQYVLALFLLFAVGISQVMSRKLHETSLRERHEQWMQVHGKVYKNTAEKEKRFQIFKDNVEFIESFNAAGNKPYKLGVNHFADLTVEEFKASRNGFKKPHEFSTTPFKYENVTAIPAAIDWRKKGAVTPIKNQGQCGSCWAFSTVAATEGIHQIATGKLVSLSEQELVDCDTKGVDQGCEGGYMEDGFEFIIKNGGITSEAKYPYKAAGGTCNRGSTPVAEIKGYEKVPPNSEKALQKAVANQPVSVSIDADGAGFMFYSSGIYSGECGTELDHGVTAVGYGIANGTEYWLVKNSWGTQWGEEGYVRMKRGVAAKHGLCGIALDSSYPTV encoded by the exons ATGGCTTCTACCAGCCAAAAACAATACGTTTTAGCTCTATTCCTTCTCTTTGCAGTTGGAATTTCCCAAGTGATGTCCCGCAAGCTGCATGAGACATCCTTGAGAGAAAGACATGAACAATGGATGCAAGTTCATGGAAAAGTGTATAAGAACACTGCAGAGAAGGAAAAACGTTTCCAGATATTCAAGGACAATGTGGAGTTCATTGAATCATTTAATGCTGCTGGCAACAAACCCTACAAGCTTGGGGTTAATCATTTTGCTGACCTCACAGTTGAGGAGTTCAAGGCTTCTCGTAATGGATTCAAGAAGCCTCACGAGTTTAGCACCACACCATTTAAGTACGAAAACGTGACTGCTATTCCTGCAGCCATAGACTGGAGGAAAAAAGGAGCCGTTACTCCAATCAAAAACCAAGGACAATGTG GGAGCTGTTGGGCCTTTTCAACAGTGGCTGCAACTGAGGGTATCCACCAAATAGCCACAGGCAAACTAGTGTCGCTCTCAGAGCAAGAGCTTGTGGACTGTGACACAAAAGGTGTGGACCAAGGGTGTGAAGGGGGTTACATGGAAGATGGGTTTgaattcattataaaaaatggtGGAATAACCAGTGAGGCAAAGTACCCCTACAAGGCAGCTGGTGGCACTTGCAACAGAGGAAGCACCCCTGTGGCTGAAATTAAGGGGTATGAGAAGGTTCCTCCCAACAGTGAGAAGGCACTGCAGAAAGCTGTGGCTAACCAACCAGTTTCAGTTTCTATCGATGCAGATGGTGCAGGTTTCATGTTTTACTCCAGTGGAATCTACTCAGGAGAATGTGGAACTGAACTGGACCATGGTGTTACTGCAGTGGGTTATGGCATTGCTAATGGAACTGAGTATTGGTTGGTGAAGAATTCATGGGGCACACAATGGGGTGAGGAAGGGTATGTGAGGATGAAGAGAGGTGTAGCTGCTAAACATGGTTTATGTGGAATTGCCTTGGATTCCTCTTATCCAACTGTATGA